In Pyrus communis chromosome 1, drPyrComm1.1, whole genome shotgun sequence, the following are encoded in one genomic region:
- the LOC137729709 gene encoding probable calcium-binding protein CML29 — MAQPISLSAETETLSQVLGLVETFRAFDSDNDGKITAAELGGILGSLRYNPSEEDVRAMMQQGDTNNDGFLSIEEFLEMNTKSMEFGGLKNVLKNAFEALEVDGDVTAEELYEVMGDDLGFELTLQDCQGIIASTDIDGDGAVSYDDFKLIVNSL, encoded by the coding sequence ATGGCTCAGCCCATTTCTCTCTCAGCTGAAACTGAGACACTGAGCCAAGTCCTCGGCCTAGTAGAAACATTCAGAGCTTTTGATTCAGACAATGATGGGAAAATTACTGCTGCAGAGCTTGGTGGGATTTTAGGGTCACTTCGGTACAACCCTAGTGAAGAAGATGTGAGGGCAATGATGCAGCAAGGGGACACGAACAACGACGGTTTCCTGAGCATCGAGGAGTTTTTGGAGATGAACACGAAGAGCATGGAATTCGGAGGGCTCAAAAATGTTCTTAAGAATGCTTTTGAAGCGTTGGAGGTCGATGGGGATGTGACTGCAGAAGAGCTTTATGAGGTTATGGGAGATGACTTGGGGTTTGAGCTGACACTTCAGGATTGCCAGGGGATTATTGCTTCAACTGATATAGATGGGGATGGGGCTGTTAGCTATGATGACTTCAAACTTATAGTCAACTCACTCTGA